One Streptomyces sp. SAI-135 DNA segment encodes these proteins:
- the rimI gene encoding ribosomal protein S18-alanine N-acetyltransferase translates to MTAPETPVLREMRWWDIDPVLELEKDLFPEDAWSRGMFWSELAHSRGPDATRRYVVAEEGRRIVGYAGLASAGTASDSDSAAGADVQTIAVARDHWGTGLGATLLTELLRAATAFECAEVMLECRIDNIRAQKLYERFGFEAIGFRRGYYQPGNVDALVMRLTDPSTSVRGTEING, encoded by the coding sequence GTGACCGCACCCGAGACTCCTGTGCTGCGCGAGATGCGGTGGTGGGACATCGACCCCGTCCTGGAGCTGGAGAAGGACCTCTTCCCGGAGGACGCCTGGTCCCGGGGCATGTTCTGGTCCGAGCTCGCGCACTCCCGGGGGCCCGACGCCACCCGGCGGTACGTGGTGGCCGAGGAGGGCCGGCGGATCGTGGGGTACGCCGGGCTCGCCTCAGCCGGTACCGCATCCGACAGCGACTCCGCCGCGGGGGCCGACGTCCAGACGATCGCCGTCGCCCGCGACCACTGGGGCACCGGACTCGGGGCGACGCTGCTGACCGAGCTGCTGCGGGCCGCGACCGCCTTCGAGTGCGCCGAAGTGATGCTGGAGTGCCGGATCGACAACATCCGCGCCCAGAAGCTCTACGAGCGCTTCGGCTTCGAGGCCATCGGCTTCCGGCGCGGCTACTACCAGCCGGGCAATGTGGACGCCCTGGTCATGCGACTGACCGACCCTTCAACATCCGTACGAGGAACCGAGATCAATGGCTGA
- the tsaD gene encoding tRNA (adenosine(37)-N6)-threonylcarbamoyltransferase complex transferase subunit TsaD, with product MADEPLVLGIETSCDETGVGIVRGTTLLADAIASSVDEHARFGGVVPEVASRAHLEAMVPTIDRALKEAGVSARDLDGIAVTAGPGLAGALLVGVSAAKAYAYALGKPLYGVNHLASHICVDQLEHGALPEPTMALLVSGGHSSLLLSSDITSDVRPMGATIDDAAGEAFDKIARVLNLGFPGGPVIDRYAREGDPSAIAFPRGLTGPRDPAYDFSFSGLKTAVARWIEAKRAAGEEVPVRDVAASFQEAVVDVLTRKAVRACKDEGVDHLMIGGGVAANSRLRALAQERCEAAGIRLRVPRPKLCTDNGAMVAALGAEMVARNRPASSWDLSADSSLPVTDPHVPGHDHVHEVSKENLYS from the coding sequence ATGGCTGACGAACCGCTTGTCCTGGGCATCGAGACCTCCTGTGACGAGACCGGCGTCGGCATCGTCCGGGGCACCACCCTGCTGGCCGACGCGATCGCCTCCAGCGTCGACGAGCACGCCCGGTTCGGCGGTGTGGTGCCGGAGGTCGCGAGCCGGGCGCACCTGGAGGCCATGGTCCCCACCATCGACCGTGCGCTGAAGGAGGCGGGGGTGAGCGCCCGCGACCTCGACGGCATCGCCGTCACCGCCGGTCCCGGACTCGCCGGTGCCCTCCTCGTCGGGGTCTCCGCGGCGAAGGCGTACGCCTACGCCCTCGGCAAGCCCCTCTACGGCGTCAACCACCTCGCCTCCCACATCTGCGTCGACCAGCTGGAGCACGGGGCGCTGCCCGAGCCGACGATGGCGCTGCTGGTGTCCGGCGGGCACTCGTCCCTGCTCCTGTCGTCCGACATCACCTCCGACGTCCGGCCGATGGGCGCGACCATCGACGACGCGGCCGGTGAGGCCTTCGACAAGATCGCCCGCGTGCTGAACCTCGGCTTCCCGGGCGGTCCGGTCATCGACCGCTACGCGCGCGAGGGCGACCCGTCGGCGATCGCGTTCCCGCGCGGACTGACCGGGCCGCGCGACCCGGCGTACGACTTCTCCTTCTCCGGCCTGAAGACGGCCGTCGCCCGCTGGATCGAGGCCAAGCGGGCCGCGGGCGAGGAGGTGCCGGTGCGTGATGTGGCGGCCTCCTTCCAGGAGGCGGTGGTGGACGTGCTGACCCGCAAGGCCGTGCGGGCCTGCAAGGACGAGGGCGTCGACCACCTGATGATCGGGGGCGGCGTGGCCGCCAACTCCCGGCTGCGGGCCCTGGCCCAGGAGCGCTGCGAGGCCGCCGGGATCCGCCTGCGGGTCCCGCGCCCCAAGCTGTGCACCGACAACGGCGCGATGGTCGCCGCCCTCGGCGCCGAGATGGTGGCCCGCAACCGCCCGGCCTCCAGCTGGGACCTCTCCGCCGACTCCTCCCTGCCGGTGACCGACCCGCACGTGCCGGGCCACGACCACGTGCACGAGGTCAGCAAGGAGAACCTCTACTCGTGA